In the Lytechinus variegatus isolate NC3 chromosome 17, Lvar_3.0, whole genome shotgun sequence genome, CGTGGTTATGGCATcatgcaacattatgtaagtgcatgtcagacccaaaagtgctcataaacatgatttcatgtacaaatccaatgcaaattgtgtatttagccaaaattcctaaatgtatcattatttctacttttactgattaaacttaattaattttgccttgtttatgatcagaattaagtctggaacgatttacatcgaaaaaagaaataaataaaaagtaagaaaacaaagataaataatattttcaccaaaaaataacattctaggagctttatttagtgaatcagagcaaaaagtgtGATTTcctgaataaattagcataattaatttatatcaaatagaaatatatgaattcagagaaatttaccaatgcatcTGCGTAGATTAagtcattctctaccatcatgccaATTTTTGTTGTGATCGCGCAATCTGCagctgagatcttaaggggggggcataatgcgaagaatgagaagaatcaaaataccccaggagatttagggttaaacttTTTACTGTGACTAAATTTGTAAGGGTAATCATATCAAAATGTTAACAAATGATAAACTTTTCAGCATCAAATTCCTGTGAATAATATGAATTAAATGTAAAAGAGATTGAAAGTATAATTTTAGCACCAAAATCATCTTCCAGATGTTATAAAATATGTAACTTAATAAGCAGCTTAATGAAACATCCCTAATTATGATATGTAAGGAATAATAAAGTTGGATTTGATTGCGAACtgtcataatattaaaaaaaatgtgtatatcTAGTGTGATGTGACCAAACAGGACATCTCGTTATTTGAGGGAACACTTGCTGTGAAAATTTGCcatcattatgattttctttttccattATCAATAAATGTATATGCACGTTTATTTGGTCATTACAAACTGTATATTCacttatattttaataaattttgttgatattgtcagatgtctttttattcatttgtattgCTATTTTTTTAGGTTGCTCCAAGTTTGGCTACAAATTACATTCTTAGTCTGCATGAGTGTGTGTTAATTTGTtctgaatatatacatgtagatatatatgtattttgaataataaattggtatatacatgtagttcatagATAAATGATGATTTCTTACATGAAGATCTGCCCTGTGGATCATGtcttattaatgatgatgataatgatactaatagtaatagttaaaatgataataactataCTGATATTAATTAATATAGTGATTGCTTTGTATAGCTGGTCATTGTACAATCAGTAGTGACAGATTTCTGGAACCGGATTGACTTATTCTAAGAATGAATGCGAAATACACTGGAAATAGTCGTGCACAGAGCAACAACATTGATCAACAGAGTTTAGAAAGAACAATCTCAGGATTATATCTGCTATGTAGTACttgagaaaataaagaatgatgAAGTATAGTTTTGTGGAATTCTTTACACTTGTAACATGAATGGGTTCGTGATTTTACTATACAAAGAAATAAGTAATGTACATACACaagataatgattatgaatGCATGCAATAGTATTTTAATAAAGATTGTAATGTTTGATGCCAACTAGAAGACAGATTTGTTACGGAAATATTTTGTTGTCATGTTCTTCTTTGTTTATTGCCTTTTCCTGTGTGTaagaatgatgaagatgacattaAGTAAAGtgataattgataataaaactAATAGTATCAATAAtgcaatgataatgaaaaaaagagtaaGCTTTATTTATCACCTCAATCTTATCTACCGATTGCTCAGTCGTTTGTATAGAACCGGTAAAAATCCAGAGTGTGATAATTTTTGGacagatttgcatttacacaGAGTTTAGATGACTGTTTTAGCCTGCCAAACAtgaagttcgtttgtatttcaCATTTTGTTCTCCCCCTTTTCAGAAAGTTTCAATGACATATACTCCTCATTTATTATTGAAATGGAAATGTGAACTTTGGACTTCCAAGCGAGGGTAATTCGCTTGGACGACTTTACACATTGGAACCATTAAAACAAGAACAAAGTTGTATTTCAATTCTACCTTTTGTCACTTCCATTCATGCATGAACAGGAATAAAAGTTTAATGTTGTCGATATACCAGTACAGTATCTAGCTCCGTCACCGTTGTTATGTACGCATAGATTACAACAATTTTTACACACGATATTCACTTGAAAGGTATAAGGTAACCATGCCAGTTATTATTCAGTCTGGCGGAAATTGATCCACATTCATCGACCTAACATATGCCCTTAGAGTCTAGCTGAACCGTTGCAAAATGGCATCAGTCGTCGTCAAGGAAGGTAAACAGGAATCGAATGGAGATGAACGAAGTCATGGTAGTGTTTATATGGACAGCCTTCCAACCTCGCCGGAACTAGCAACGCATCCTTGCAAAGCTGAACACGACAACGTCCAACCTCAGTGTTCACCACCAAAGAGTCTGCAACTTCATGACGAGAAACACTTTCCACGAAATCAAGATGATCCTGGTATTAGTACTACTATCAATGACTCAACAGGGAACCCAATATCTATCGAACGTAGATGTGACATTAACCAAGAGCAAGTACAGACCGAAGAAAGCATAAGGTTCCAAGGAGACAATCAGGAAGAGTCTCAGAATAACCAAGAAGATCATGTAGCTATTGGCATTGCAAACGAAACGCAGCCTTCGCCTCCTGTCGAATCCAGACCGAACATGGGACGTTTCTCAAATATTGACGCCACTTTTGTCTTCGTTGGGATATCCCTGTATATTGCGGACCTGGTAACTGATATTCTTGTTGGTGTGCAGTACTTGCGGCAAGGCGATATACTGTGGAGTGTCATGACTTTTGTCTTTGTGTTGGTGCCGTCATTGGTCTTGCAGTACTTTAGCTTTCGATGGTTCATCTTAGATCTTGATGACGACACAAAGTACAAATCAAATTCGTCCTTAGGAAAGCTTTGGGCCTGGTTTGAGTGGCTACTGACTCATGTCTTACAGCTCGCAGCCATCATAAGGTAAAACGTACTATCTTTACTATCAATGATCACCGAGAACCaagattgttatttttttactgaaacaTTCTCCCCTAATGACTGCTTTGTCATGTTCGTCGGAATTTTActttctcaaaataaaaaagaacatcatgattttgttacaaaaaaaatccgCTTAAACGAAAGGTCTGTAAGTATACTTTTAGTAATATAAAGAAATGGCGTTGTCAATTAAATAGTAGACGAAACTCGCAGGGAAATAGTGCTGTGATCCTTATTACAATAACATTCACAAGATATTGGAATACCGATATCTGGTCAATACCGAACCAGTCTGTCACCATCAAATTGCCTAAAATGATGTCTATCAAATTATAagtgatttttgtctcacctgcatagcagagtgagactataggcgccgcttttccgacggcggcggcggcgtcaacatcaaatcttaacctgaggttaagtttttgaaatgacatcataacttagaaaatatatggacctagttcatgaaacttggacataaggttaatcaattatcactgaacatcctgcgtgagtttcatgtcacatgaccaaggtcaaaggtcatttagggtcaatgaactttggccgaattgggggtatctgttgaattcccatcataactttaaaagtttatggatctgattcatgaaacatgaacataatagtaatcaagcatcactgaacattttgtgcaagtttcaggtctcatgattaaggtcaaaggtcatttagggtcaatgaactttggccgaattgggggtatctgttgaattaccatcataactttgaaagtttattggtctagttcgttaaacttggacattagagtaatcaagtatcactgaacatcctgtgcgcatttcaggtcacatgaccaaggtcaaaggtcaatgaactttggccgaattgggtgtatctgttgaattaccatcataactttggatctgattcatgaatcttggacataagagtaatcaagtatcactgaacatcttgtgcgagtttcaagtcacatgatcaaggtcaaaggtcatgtaaggtcaatgaactttggccatgttggttttttttgttgaataaccatatctctgtaagtttattggtctagttcataaaaaagtggacataagagtacccatgtatcactgaacatcttgtgcgagttatagagtagttttcaaagtcagcactgctgctattgaactgcatgatgcaggtgagacggccagaggcattccacttgttaataaGGTGAATTTGCTTGTTTCAGATACTGTAGTGTTTGCAAGTTCGGCATGCGTAGTCGAACAGACGCCAAATACTACCGTCGGATGATTAGTGAGCGTCATGACGTCACCATGCTGCGTCTTCTGGAATCCTTCATGGAATCGGCTCCTCAGCTTGTCCTACAAGTTTACATCATGGTGGAGGAACAGGAGCTATACTGGCTTActggtgagaaaaaaaaatatttcatagatTTAATAGTAATAGGTGGGGGGAACAAACTATGTAGAACCAACTCGACTTGATTTATCCCCCCACAAAAAACTGTCTTCGAGTCTGATAAAGAAGTCGATGCTAAGAGGTACCCACAAAATGAATCATGTAAAAGCATGGCCGAGGTTTAATAACCTAACCTTGGCTCCGTAACACatagattagcgatcaatcgctaaatgaactgaccaatcaatatcaatgttacacgcgcattagttttgaaatactgaccagggaccaattaGTGCGGTTCTTGCATATAAATAAATTGCGATtaatcgcaaacctttgtgttacggagccctggccTACTTTTCCGCTTGCACTTTATTAGAGCATTTTGTTCCTTTCATAAAGAGACGCACTTCTGTTGATAAACGATCACACAGGGATGCATTTTTAATGCTAAATGTGAAAGATTAAATTGTCGAAAGACTGAATTTTAGCTTCTTCACTATTTAATGACATTTACTGGATTAAGGGGAAAAAATCCTTATATTTATCGTGGGCTTTACTGAGATgacattttgtgtgtgtgtgttttaactCTTAAATCACatgttttttaaaggacaagtccaccgcaACAAAaacttggtttgaataaaaagagaaaaattcaacaagtataacattgaaaatttcatcaaaatcggatgtaaaaataagaaagttatgacattttaaagtttcggttcatttcacaaaacagttatatatgcacatctcggtcggtatgcaaatggggaACTGATGACagcactcactcactatttcttttgtattttattatatgaaatatgaaatattttgattttctcatcattgtcatgtgaaatgaagattcattcctctgaacacgtggaattcgattatttttaacattttgtgcttcaggcaaggaggtcctaatcatcaaatttgaaaaatttgcagtattgtataattcaaacaataaaaaaacaaaagaaatagtgagtgagtgacatcattgactctctcatttggatgtaactggctcgttcatataactcttttgttaaaaataaacgaaacttttaaatgtcataactttctttaatattttacatccgattttgatgaaattttcagcattgtgcttgtttgatttttctctattgattcaaatcaacatttttctgaggactggacttgacctttaaatactataatgataattttggAAACCCCCTCGGCACTTTCTGTTGGATCTGGAGATCTTTATCTGTGATGTTTAAGATCAGGTTGACAAATCCTAAGTAGCTTCTAACATTTAGCTAAATGTGAATAAGCcattatatataaaatatcaaagttgAAATTGGATTGAAACTGTGGATTTGTATGTAGCTTATTTTCTTTGTTGAAATTAAATGATGAGAacgtaaaatttgaaatagaaCAAACGTTCGGACAATTACGGACGATTAAGCTCATCAGATAAACTGAGGAATGTCAAGCAATGACGGGTTGCATTTTCATCTACGTTGACCTATGTAAGCAGGTCCGCCATGAAAACGTGACCACTATTTTCCCGTATTTTTTTCGTATTCCAGCTACATCAGCCATTGTGTCTCTACTCTCCCTTTGCTTTTCCCTTGGAATATACCAGAAAGCCTTACGAGACAATCTCGAGTACAGCGATCCACAGGCCCACAAAGGGAAGCTTTCTTACGGTCACGTGGTGCTACTTATAGTATGGCGCCTCTTCACCATCACTTCACGAGTTCTTGCAATGGCACTGTTTGGCTCAATCTACGAGTGGTGGGTATTTGTGCTAGCCGCAGCTCACTGGGCAGTGATGACCGCGTGGCTGATATGGCAAGATACATCATTTCACGAATCGAAATACGATGAGATTCCCTTTGATGCAGTCATAGGAATTGTCCATATCTTCTGTTTCTTTAATATGAAAGAAGGCCCGACGAGATACAGAGCCATCATCTTTTACGTTATTGTGTTCATTGAGAATACCGTAATGTTTGGATTCTGGTATGCCGAGACGGACTCCCAGGAGGAAAGGTACGGCTTACCGGCGTTGGTATTCGTTTGGGGCGGCTTCTTCGTCGGTATCTTCTTCATGTTGCTCTATTACTACTGCTTCCATCCAGAGAAGATTCACATCTGCCTGTGCAAAGGCACCTCCGCATATGTCCCCAATGCGCAGAGAGGTGAGGTGAGTGATGCTGATGTGCAGAGAGGTGCAGGGGACGAAACGGACGGAAGCATAGTGGTTGATGGTATACACATAGCAAACCCACATTCCCTGTCCAACGTGGGAAGAACAGTGACTTCGACAGAGACATTATCTGGAGACGACAGATACCGGTACCTCTTCTCCTACAGGTGGCGGCGTCGAATTCACCCTAAGATATGACAAACTGAATGCTACAAGTCAAGATACGAACCTTTCATAGGTCTGCATATTGACCTAGTCTTTTCGTAGGAAACCCACTCTCAAACCACGCTCCGGTATTGATCTGTCTCTGACGAAATAGGATTAACAACAAACAGAAACTTGATATATGAGGTTTCCTTCGGGAAAGACACTCTTCTGACATATGGCAAGGTGGCGTTATAAAAGTACCATCATGGCCAGGGGTCTTTGCAGTGATCTAACCATCCCCGCGGATGTTTAGGTGTGACCTAGAATGCTAGCGATTCATCtgtaatatcaaaataaagaatgacCTTTTTAGTCTAAAAATGAAAACTGTTTCTCTCTTCACAATATCGAGTGTGTTGTCAAGTGAACAATCTGCATCAAATGGCAGCGAGGGGTCGGATCTCTGCCACATTACTAATTAAGCTTGAAGCTTATTAACCATATAAGGACTGGGGGAATCATGCCTGAAACGCGCCCGGGA is a window encoding:
- the LOC121431430 gene encoding XK-related protein 4-like, producing MASVVVKEGKQESNGDERSHGSVYMDSLPTSPELATHPCKAEHDNVQPQCSPPKSLQLHDEKHFPRNQDDPGISTTINDSTGNPISIERRCDINQEQVQTEESIRFQGDNQEESQNNQEDHVAIGIANETQPSPPVESRPNMGRFSNIDATFVFVGISLYIADLVTDILVGVQYLRQGDILWSVMTFVFVLVPSLVLQYFSFRWFILDLDDDTKYKSNSSLGKLWAWFEWLLTHVLQLAAIIRYCSVCKFGMRSRTDAKYYRRMISERHDVTMLRLLESFMESAPQLVLQVYIMVEEQELYWLTATSAIVSLLSLCFSLGIYQKALRDNLEYSDPQAHKGKLSYGHVVLLIVWRLFTITSRVLAMALFGSIYEWWVFVLAAAHWAVMTAWLIWQDTSFHESKYDEIPFDAVIGIVHIFCFFNMKEGPTRYRAIIFYVIVFIENTVMFGFWYAETDSQEERYGLPALVFVWGGFFVGIFFMLLYYYCFHPEKIHICLCKGTSAYVPNAQRGEVSDADVQRGAGDETDGSIVVDGIHIANPHSLSNVGRTVTSTETLSGDDRYRYLFSYRWRRRIHPKI